GGATTTTGACAAACTATTTTTGTCATAACTAGTGGGCCTATTTGCAAagttatttcctttctttttccGTTTTCTGTTTTGTTTATCTTATCCAAAGTTTTATTCATAGTTTAATTTCCCAAATTAAACTATTTTCAAACCTTTGTTAACACAAAATAAATAGGGCAAATATTAATCTTAGGATATTTCTTTCCTGCCCTTATACAAGTTTTTTGAAAATCAACTTTTTGGTGAAATTTTCATGACCTCCAAATAAACTCaaaaatgaatttgaattcaatGTTGGTCTTGCTAGTTTCAAAAACCAAATATGCAAGGTAAATCATGAGTGCATATGCTTCTAAGTTCACATCCAAAATTTTAGGAAAAAATTAGGTTAACAATCCCATCCCTAAAGTCTTTGGATTAAACAATTCAAATAAGAAGAAACATGAAAAAGGAGTTGTTGTGGCGCATATCACATACGCAAGCACATACCATATGCACAAGCACTGATAAATACTTCATTGCATAAGTAGAGCATGGTACCACATTAACATCATACAAATCTTAATTAAATAGTACAGTCACTAATACACTCCATTACCTACTACATCAACACTACATCGATATCAAACTATCTAGCTAGACTACTCTCATAATGGAGCTCTACTCCAAATCGAAGTCGGAGAAGCCAGGCAACGAGTAGTCAGAGTCGGAGGGGACGGGTAGCGCCCCCCTCCCCCCAGGCTAGCTAGAGGGGCTCACCTCGTGATCATTGGCGGTGGACCGAATCCATGGCAACGACCTTCGGCTCGTCGATGAACTTGTCGAACTCGGCGAAATCTTATGTTTCTCGACACGACATTGTGCCATCTCCTAGCGATTGGCCTCGACCTCCCATTCGTCCTTGATGGACTCGAGGAGAGCATGGTTCTCATCAGAGAGCTATGGGTCCACCTGAACAAGTGATGCCACGTAGTCCTCACTGGCATGCTCGGCCGCGAGTTGCACATGGGCCATATAGTCCTCTTTGTCCTCATCCGAGGAGTCGACCCTAAAGAGAGCATAGTCGTCTATTCTTAAAAATTATTGAGATCGGTTTCATTGAACTAATGAAAAGGTTAAAATGTGTAGTTATGAAAAATATGAATTAATTAGCTAACTAAATTAGTTCATTAGAGTACCAAAAGCAAAGAGTATAAGCATTTTCACGTTAAAGCTACGGGTGCCACTTTAGTGTGTACGTGTAAGCAGATATTTTGATATTTCTATGTAAGGACATCTCCAACGCGACTCTTAAAACAGACACGCTATTTGTTTGTCGACGCATCCATGGATAACAAGAGCCGGCTATCCAAACCCTGAACATCAAACGTCCGGACACATTTCAAAAGAAATTGGAACAAATCGGGCAAATTTCATGCAAATCGTACAATTTTCATTTAAACATAATCGAATTCATTACATTTTCAACATATTTCACTAAACAAAAGTGGGTGACACTTTTTTAACGTAGTCTAAATGTTTGCCGGCCATGGCGGCGACCGTGTCCCATGTCATGTCTTCCCCATGTTCAGCAAGCTCACCGACCGTGAGCCCTTGGAAGTGAAGTTGTGAGAGGGGAAGAATAAGACGTGAGGGCACAACCCACATGCGACACCAAGCATTCAAACGTTccatgttctactcttcctcggcGGTGTTCGTCGTGTCTTCGACGCCGGTTGTGGACGGACCAAGTTCATGGTTGTTGCGACGGGAAGCAAACCACATGGGTGGCACGTCCAACAGGGAGCTGGCTACATCCTGGTTGTCTATGCCTCCTCTTCGTCTGCCTCGACACCGATATCCGAGAAGAGGGTATCTCTCTTTGCCCGCAGGACATGCAGCCACCATCGATTGCAACAGACATCACAAGAGTTGCACATGGACTGGTACAGCGCCCACTGCTCATCAAGGAAGCATGAATCCTTCGTGACCATGGCCACGACGACATCGTCGTTTGCCTGTTCGCCAACGATTTGCCCCTCTGTGAGCCGGTGCTCATCAAGGAGCGAGAGGTTGTAGCGTTGATCCTCCTGCGCATGTCAGAATGCCGACACATGCGGAGCCGACTGCTTTTCCACCATGACAGTGTTAAAGTGCGTCTGCACAGGCGGTGGCGCCGGCTCGTCGTCGGATGCCTCCTCCCTCGTCTCGTCGCTGACCTCCGACGCGCTCACCAGCAAGCCAGCCTCAGTCCGTCGCACACGATGGGCATGCCAGTCAATCGCAATGCCGGCCAACTCCTACTTCTGCTTTGCCGAGAGGCTCTCCCACATCGCTCTAGAGCTCACGATCATAGCGGACGTGTTGTGGTGTGGGTGGTGCCGGGCGAGGACGCGGCATTTGGGTATCGGCCAGGCAAAGCAGCGGGCTATATCAATGCGGGCGCCAGAGTTGGTTTCTCGGACGCGGCGCCTGTTTAATGTCGGTGGGCGGATGGGTAGGGCCCGGTTCGAATGCTCCATCGAAAGGATCTCCCATATCGCTCCAGTCATTTCCGGTCACGCATCTCTGCATCAGAATATGCACGGATACTGGGCGTCCCTCTTGGCCCACATGCTGCTAAAATGCTGGCTCCAGTGAGAGATCGTGTCCGCTCCGAGCCGACATTAATGTGAAGCTAGCACTCTAGAGCTGTGCTGACCGGCATGAATATGCAGCAACCGGTTCGTGCGGGAGAGGGAGCGGGCGCGGACTCGGTTTTTGGGCAGGTCTGGGGTGTAATCGATCGATGAATCCGTGCTAACATACACGGGTCAAATTAATAGACAGGATATAATCGATCAATGAATACGATAATAATAATTAATACACGGGTGCACAAAAGTGGACAATCTCTACTTTGTTAGACGAAATTGCGGTAAGGACGACAGTTGCCGGCCGACCTTTGGGCGATTGGTGGATCGAACGGCGTTATTCAGTTTTGGTCTACCAATGGATGGCTTGATGCGCCACAGCGTTCTTGTTAGCAAGTGGTTCTACACTCTGGGGGTAGCTAATCAAATGTGACAACGAGATATACCAAAGCTCGGTCCCGGTTTGATCATATCCTAGCTAACAGCCAACCATACCGGTGCATGGAGTTATCGAAGGTTGAAACTTTTAAAAATGGAGATAGGCATAGGCGTGCATGCATACATGTCTTGCCTCTTCTATAAGTACGGCAATTCTAGCAGCGATATCATCTCATCCTAAGCTAGCTATTATAACTCGATCAAACTGATCATCGCCAATGGCGGTCAAGTCTCTAGTTCTTCTTGGTGTCGTACTAGCCTCGCTCCTGCTTCTCTCCGAGGATGTAGCGGATGCTAGAGAGCTTACAGATGCTAAAGGTTTGTAACTTATATGTATTTACTAACACAGTAGACTACACAACTCATACTTCATCCTATATATGCACGGCTACCCTGTCTACCTCAAGCAATGTTCACTATTTGTCTACCCGAAAATAGAAAGTTAGTTGTGCCGCACGGATCTTAAAGCGATATTGGAGAGCTAAGATAGCAGGGCCTAggtgcaagtgctctaaaaatccaCATCCCTTGTCTACCTCAAGCAATGTTCACTAAGGAATTTTGTTCATGCAGAGTCCAAGGAGAAGAATGTGAAACCTGCAAGAGGGTCGGGCCTGCCTAAGGAAGAGAAATGGGGAGGTGGAAACAAGCATGATGGAGGATACGGAGACGGTGGAGGGTATGGCGGTGGCGGATACGGTAACGGTGGGGGATATGGAAATAGTGGTGGAGGTTATGGCTATGGAGGTTATGGAAACAATGGTGGTGGGTATGGTGAAGGATACGGCAATTCTAGGCATGGTGGCGGTTATGGGCATGGTTACGGCGGTGGAGGCTATGGACCTGGATATGGTGGCGGGTATGGCAATGGCGGTGGAAATGGTGGAAATGGTGGATTTGGCAGCGGCTTTGGTGGGGGATATGGTGGTGGCGGCGGATATGGTGGAGGTGGAGGATACGGTGGTGGTGGCGGATATGGTGGAGGTTACGGCGGAGGATCTGGTGGCGGTGGCTATCCCTGATATGGGTATGTGCAAGAGCCAAGATGTTACAATGGTTGGAACTATGAAAAGAACAACTAGATATGTGTTTGTGTTTTAACTAAGCATCTTTGTTGAAATGTGATGTGGTTAAATAAAAGTTGTTCCTTATGCTCCCATTAATAGGAGCAAGGTCTGTAAGGTTGAGAAGTCAGGCGAGCAAACCAACTTGTGTTATTTTTTATCTTATGTATCAAACAGAAGATATCTTTTAAATTGTAAGTGTCTTTGATTATTGTATTTTATTAGAACATGAGGAGATATATGTGCCTATGTATTATGATAGAAAGAATCTATGATCTAGA
This DNA window, taken from Triticum urartu cultivar G1812 unplaced genomic scaffold, Tu2.1 TuUngrouped_contig_6417, whole genome shotgun sequence, encodes the following:
- the LOC125530586 gene encoding glycine-rich cell wall structural protein 2-like yields the protein MAVKSLVLLGVVLASLLLLSEDVADARELTDAKESKEKNVKPARGSGLPKEEKWGGGNKHDGGYGDGGGYGGGGYGNGGGYGNSGGGYGYGGYGNNGGGYGEGYGNSRHGGGYGHGYGGGGYGPGYGGGYGNGGGNGGNGGFGSGFGGGYGGGGGYGGGGGYGGGGGYGGGYGGGSGGGGYP